A stretch of the Streptococcus himalayensis genome encodes the following:
- the mutY gene encoding A/G-specific adenine glycosylase codes for MIDLKDYGIDMWEADKIASFREKLLSWYDDNKRDLPWRRSTNPYHIWVSEIMLQQTRVDTVIPYYERFLTWFPEIKDLAEAPEEKILKAWEGLGYYSRVRNMQAAAQQIMEDFKGQFPATYEEIATLKGIGPYTAGAIASIAFNLPEPAVDGNVMRVMARLFEVDYDIGNPSNRKIFQAIMEQLIDPERPGDFNQALMDLGSSIETPVHPRPEESPVKEFSAAYLHGTMDKYPIKAPKKKPVPIYLKGFILENAEGKFLLEKNENDGLLAGFWHFPLIESEEGSTTQLSLFEEQGASQGPSAIERFEQDYDMVVSWQATVFSQVQHVFSHRKWHIDLLYGKVKGNIPTLSGETRWLSPDEFADYPFAKPQQKMWAAFEKGK; via the coding sequence ATGATAGATTTAAAAGATTATGGTATTGACATGTGGGAGGCGGATAAAATTGCCTCTTTTCGTGAGAAATTATTAAGTTGGTACGATGACAATAAACGTGATTTGCCTTGGCGGCGTTCGACAAATCCCTATCACATCTGGGTTTCTGAAATCATGTTGCAGCAGACGCGAGTGGATACGGTAATTCCTTATTATGAGCGATTTTTGACATGGTTTCCAGAAATTAAAGATTTGGCAGAAGCTCCGGAAGAAAAGATCCTCAAGGCTTGGGAGGGGTTGGGCTATTACTCCCGGGTTCGCAATATGCAAGCAGCAGCCCAGCAGATAATGGAGGATTTTAAGGGACAATTTCCTGCAACTTATGAAGAGATTGCGACTCTCAAAGGGATTGGTCCCTATACTGCTGGAGCGATTGCTAGCATTGCTTTTAATCTACCTGAGCCTGCAGTTGATGGCAATGTGATGCGTGTCATGGCGCGCTTGTTTGAAGTGGATTATGATATTGGTAATCCGAGTAATCGCAAGATTTTTCAGGCAATAATGGAGCAACTGATTGATCCTGAGCGTCCTGGAGATTTTAACCAAGCCTTGATGGATTTGGGTTCTAGTATTGAAACACCTGTTCATCCACGTCCAGAAGAAAGTCCTGTAAAGGAGTTTAGTGCAGCTTACCTTCATGGTACGATGGACAAATATCCGATTAAAGCCCCGAAGAAAAAACCTGTTCCTATTTATCTCAAAGGATTTATTCTGGAAAATGCAGAGGGAAAATTCTTGTTAGAAAAAAACGAAAATGATGGACTCTTAGCAGGTTTTTGGCATTTTCCTTTGATTGAGAGTGAGGAAGGGAGCACAACGCAACTATCCTTGTTTGAAGAGCAAGGTGCTTCACAAGGACCCTCGGCTATTGAGCGTTTTGAGCAGGATTATGACATGGTAGTTAGTTGGCAGGCTACCGTTTTCTCCCAAGTCCAGCATGTGTTTAGCCATCGTAAGTGGCATATTGATTTGCTGTATGGCAAGGTCAAGGGGAACATTCCCACTTTGAGTGGGGAAACACGCTGGCTTTCACCAGATGAATTTGCAGACTATCCCTTTGCTAAACCTCAGCAAAAAATGTGGGCTGCCTTTGAAAAAGGAAAATAA